A DNA window from Methanococcus voltae PS contains the following coding sequences:
- a CDS encoding 2,5-diamino-6-(ribosylamino)-4(3H)-pyrimidinone 5'-phosphate reductase has product MKPYVISNVGMTLDGKLSTVENDTRISGENDLKRVHQIRKDVDAIMVGIGTVLKDDPKLTIHKIPLENNKNPVRIVVDSKLRIPLASRVLNEDAKTVIATTAFDNLEESEKNKRTEKIKELESIENVEIVYSGEDKVDLELLMSKLSKMDIKSILLEGGGTLNWGMFEKNLVDEVRVYVAPKIFGGSNAPTYVDGEGFKTLEESVELELIDYYQMDEGIVLEYFVKKDNNQDNVDNNDN; this is encoded by the coding sequence ATGAAACCTTATGTAATATCAAATGTGGGAATGACGTTAGATGGAAAATTATCCACAGTTGAAAACGATACTCGAATATCTGGGGAAAATGACTTAAAAAGAGTCCATCAAATTAGAAAGGATGTTGACGCCATAATGGTTGGAATTGGCACAGTATTAAAAGATGACCCCAAACTTACAATACACAAGATACCCCTTGAAAATAACAAAAACCCAGTTCGTATTGTCGTAGATAGCAAATTAAGAATACCTTTAGCGTCTAGAGTTCTAAATGAAGATGCAAAAACTGTTATTGCTACCACAGCTTTCGATAATTTGGAAGAATCTGAAAAAAATAAAAGAACTGAGAAAATTAAAGAACTCGAAAGTATCGAAAATGTTGAAATAGTTTACTCTGGAGAAGATAAAGTAGATTTAGAGCTTTTAATGAGCAAATTATCAAAAATGGATATCAAATCAATTCTTTTAGAAGGCGGAGGAACTTTAAACTGGGGAATGTTTGAAAAGAATTTAGTTGACGAAGTTAGAGTTTATGTGGCACCTAAAATATTTGGTGGCAGTAATGCACCGACTTATGTGGACGGAGAAGGATTTAAAACGTTGGAAGAATCCGTTGAATTAGAATTAATAGATTATTATCAAATGGATGAAGGAATAGTATTAGAATATTTCGTAAAAAAGGATAATAATCAAGATAACGTAGATAATAACGATAACTAA
- a CDS encoding AAA family ATPase — protein sequence MKIIAITGMQGSGKSLVQGVCDSKHIAYVSMGDVVRRETTKRGLELNPENVGNTAKKLRELYGAEAVAVPCINLVNEVEAKNKENTHIIAVEGVRSIHELNYFKRYYDVEVLAIHASPKTRFERLRSRGREDDSTEWDVFIERDNRELDFTIGSVIALADYMVINEGTYSDVLNNVENIFDNLLE from the coding sequence ATGAAAATTATTGCAATTACAGGAATGCAAGGTTCTGGAAAAAGTTTGGTTCAGGGTGTATGTGATAGCAAGCATATTGCGTATGTTTCAATGGGCGACGTGGTTAGAAGGGAGACTACAAAACGGGGTTTAGAACTTAATCCTGAAAATGTGGGAAATACGGCTAAAAAACTAAGGGAACTTTATGGGGCTGAAGCAGTTGCAGTGCCGTGTATTAATTTGGTAAATGAAGTTGAGGCCAAAAATAAGGAAAACACGCATATTATAGCTGTCGAAGGTGTGAGGAGTATACATGAACTAAATTACTTTAAAAGATATTATGACGTGGAAGTTTTAGCGATACACGCTTCACCTAAAACTAGATTTGAAAGATTAAGAAGTCGTGGTAGGGAAGATGATTCTACAGAATGGGACGTATTCATTGAAAGGGATAATCGAGAGTTGGATTTTACAATTGGAAGCGTTATAGCACTTGCTGATTATATGGTTATTAATGAAGGTACTTATAGTGACGTGTTAAATAATGTTGAAAATATATTTGATAATCTTTTAGAATAA
- the uppS gene encoding polyprenyl diphosphate synthase — protein sequence MKIYENVLIEIISKQKVPKHVAVIMDGNRRAAKLLGIEATNGHQLGANKVKELIEWCVLLDIKVITIYAFSLENFNRSDNEVYILMKLFEEEFENLSKNKYIFDKKIKVKAIGKLEKLPENLRKSIEKVEELTKNNNDYYLNIAISYGGQQEIIDAVKNIAKDVKEGNIKIDDIDEELVSKNLYTKDLPHPEPDLIIRTSGEERISNFLTWQSCYSELYFCESNWPQFRKVDFLRSIRDYQKRNRRYGK from the coding sequence ATGAAAATTTACGAAAATGTACTAATTGAAATAATCTCCAAACAGAAGGTTCCTAAACACGTTGCCGTCATTATGGATGGCAATAGAAGAGCAGCTAAATTATTGGGTATAGAAGCCACTAACGGTCACCAATTAGGTGCAAACAAGGTTAAAGAATTAATAGAATGGTGTGTTCTCCTAGATATAAAAGTTATAACAATTTACGCATTTTCGTTGGAAAATTTTAATCGTTCGGATAACGAAGTATATATATTAATGAAACTATTTGAGGAAGAATTTGAAAATCTTTCGAAAAATAAGTATATTTTTGATAAAAAAATTAAAGTAAAAGCCATTGGAAAATTGGAAAAATTACCTGAAAATTTACGAAAGTCTATTGAAAAAGTAGAAGAACTTACCAAAAATAATAATGATTACTACTTGAATATTGCAATATCTTACGGTGGACAGCAAGAGATAATCGATGCGGTTAAAAACATTGCAAAAGATGTAAAAGAAGGTAATATAAAAATCGATGATATCGACGAAGAATTAGTTTCTAAAAACCTATATACAAAAGATTTACCACACCCTGAGCCAGATTTAATCATTAGAACGTCCGGAGAAGAGCGAATTAGCAATTTTTTAACTTGGCAATCTTGCTATTCTGAATTATATTTTTGCGAATCAAATTGGCCACAATTTAGAAAAGTTGATTTTTTAAGGTCTATAAGAGATTACCAGAAAAGAAACAGACGTTATGGTAAATAA